One segment of Streptomyces sp. NA02950 DNA contains the following:
- a CDS encoding pitrilysin family protein, translated as MTSHAHGTTARPSSEGRAVARTQTLLEGENGIGTVRRTTLPGGLRIVTETLPSVRSATFGIWAHVGSRDETPTLNGATHYLEHLLFKGTRRRSALDISSAIDAVGGEMNAFTAKEYTCYYARVLDTDLPLAIDVVCDMLTGSVIDAVDVDAERGVVLEEIAMTEDDPGDCVHDLFAHTMLGDTPLGRPVLGTVDTVNGLGRDQIARFYKKHYDPTHLVVAAAGNVDHATVVRQVRRAFEKAGALSRTDGVPVPPRGGARTIRTAGRVELLNRKTEQAHIVLGMPGIPRTDDRRWALGVLNAALGGGMSSRLFQEVREKRGLAYSVYSYTSGFADCGLFGVYAGCRPSQVHDVLKICRDELDHVAQHGLTDDELRRAVGQLSGSTVLGLEDTGALMNRIGKSELCWGEQMSVDDMLARMAAVTPDEVREVARDVLGRRPSLSVIGPLKDKQAARLDDAVA; from the coding sequence GTGACGTCCCACGCTCACGGTACGACGGCCCGCCCCTCTTCGGAGGGGCGGGCCGTCGCCCGTACCCAAACGCTTCTCGAAGGCGAGAACGGCATCGGGACGGTCCGCAGGACGACCCTCCCCGGGGGCCTGCGCATCGTCACCGAGACCCTCCCGTCCGTCCGCTCGGCCACCTTCGGCATCTGGGCGCACGTCGGCTCGCGCGACGAGACCCCCACCCTCAACGGCGCCACCCACTACCTGGAACATCTGCTCTTCAAGGGCACCCGGCGGCGCAGCGCCCTGGACATCTCCTCCGCCATCGACGCGGTCGGCGGCGAGATGAACGCCTTCACCGCCAAGGAGTACACCTGCTACTACGCGCGGGTGCTCGACACCGATCTGCCGCTGGCCATCGACGTCGTCTGCGACATGCTGACCGGCTCGGTGATCGACGCGGTGGACGTGGACGCCGAGCGCGGAGTGGTCCTCGAAGAGATCGCGATGACCGAGGACGACCCGGGCGACTGTGTGCACGACCTGTTCGCGCACACCATGCTCGGTGACACCCCCCTCGGCCGCCCGGTCCTGGGCACCGTCGACACCGTCAACGGCCTTGGCCGCGACCAGATCGCCCGCTTCTACAAGAAGCACTACGACCCGACCCATCTGGTCGTCGCCGCCGCGGGCAACGTGGACCACGCCACGGTCGTCCGCCAGGTGCGCCGGGCCTTCGAGAAGGCCGGCGCCCTCTCCCGGACCGACGGGGTCCCGGTTCCCCCGCGCGGCGGCGCCCGCACGATCCGCACCGCGGGCCGGGTGGAGCTGCTGAACCGCAAGACCGAGCAGGCCCACATCGTCCTCGGCATGCCCGGCATCCCGCGCACCGACGACCGGCGCTGGGCGCTCGGCGTGCTCAACGCGGCGCTCGGCGGCGGTATGAGCTCCCGGCTCTTCCAGGAGGTCCGGGAGAAGCGCGGACTCGCCTACAGCGTCTACTCCTACACCTCGGGCTTCGCCGACTGCGGTCTGTTCGGTGTCTACGCGGGCTGCCGCCCCAGCCAGGTGCACGACGTGCTGAAGATCTGCCGCGACGAGCTGGACCACGTCGCCCAGCACGGCCTCACCGACGACGAGCTGCGGCGCGCGGTCGGCCAGCTCTCCGGCTCCACGGTGCTGGGTCTGGAGGACACCGGTGCGCTGATGAACCGCATCGGCAAGAGCGAGCTGTGCTGGGGCGAGCAGATGTCGGTGGACGACATGCTCGCGCGGATGGCCGCCGTCACCCCCGACGAGGTGCGCGAAGTGGCGCGCGATGTACTGGGACGGCGTCCTTCGCTGTCCGTCATCGGCCCGCTGAAGGACAAGCAGGCGGCCCGCCTCGACGACGCCGTCGCCTAG
- the eccD gene encoding type VII secretion integral membrane protein EccD, translating into MSTSATTGFCRVTVVAPDSRIDVALPEDVPVADVYPEILRLTGQTQPAGAPTGYHLVRRNGTVLEGSRSLVAQQVLDGELLSLRPFAESLPPAVYDDVSDAIASAVTRDRTLWRDGFLRAAGLCGGSFLLVLMGFVFWFADPLRHDMHGLPGIIAGSVGLLLTALAGVRARVYDDRASAVALGLGALPHLMIAGSGILALDKGEGVGRLQFLLGCATVLIASVALVAAMPRGDAPFVAAVFASSVGTLATFCAILTETGPTETAAVCSVVAIGAIAFLPGLSARVARLPIGYAPPHAAADEALDPTTPPAAEPLDAERVATQARRGHEMLLGLVGGCSAVVVGSSAVLGFSDSMWGQLLALAGALAMLLRARLFRYTAQVASVLGAGLVSLGLLVLGLSLNPPADAVLKLLTENDRGPLDVRTIWLAAAVTAGVALLVAIALIVPRVGVSPFWGRLSDLAESAFLLSLVPLCLAVLDVYSSARSMTSG; encoded by the coding sequence GTGAGTACGTCCGCTACGACCGGTTTCTGCAGAGTCACTGTTGTCGCGCCCGACAGCCGCATCGACGTCGCGCTCCCCGAGGACGTCCCCGTCGCCGACGTCTACCCCGAGATCCTCCGGCTGACCGGCCAGACCCAGCCCGCGGGCGCGCCCACCGGGTACCACCTGGTGCGGCGCAACGGCACGGTGCTCGAGGGTTCGCGGTCGCTCGTGGCCCAACAGGTGCTGGACGGCGAGCTGCTGTCCCTGCGGCCGTTCGCCGAGTCCCTGCCGCCCGCCGTCTACGACGATGTCTCCGACGCCATCGCGTCCGCCGTCACCCGTGACCGCACCCTGTGGCGGGACGGTTTCCTGCGCGCGGCCGGCCTGTGCGGCGGTTCCTTCCTCCTGGTCCTCATGGGCTTCGTGTTCTGGTTCGCCGACCCGCTCCGGCACGACATGCACGGGCTGCCGGGCATCATCGCGGGCTCGGTGGGCCTTTTGCTGACCGCTCTCGCGGGCGTGCGGGCGCGGGTGTACGACGACCGCGCCTCCGCCGTGGCGCTCGGTCTCGGCGCCCTTCCGCATCTGATGATCGCGGGCTCCGGCATCCTGGCCCTGGACAAGGGCGAGGGCGTCGGCCGTCTTCAGTTCCTGCTCGGCTGTGCCACCGTGCTCATCGCCTCCGTCGCCCTGGTGGCCGCCATGCCGCGCGGTGACGCCCCGTTCGTCGCGGCCGTCTTCGCCTCCAGCGTCGGCACCCTGGCCACCTTCTGCGCCATCCTGACCGAGACCGGTCCCACCGAGACCGCCGCCGTCTGCTCCGTCGTGGCGATCGGCGCCATCGCCTTCCTGCCCGGTCTGTCGGCGCGCGTCGCCCGTCTGCCCATCGGCTACGCCCCGCCCCACGCGGCGGCCGACGAGGCCCTGGACCCCACCACCCCGCCCGCCGCCGAGCCGCTGGACGCCGAGCGGGTGGCCACCCAGGCCCGTCGGGGCCACGAGATGCTGCTCGGCCTCGTCGGCGGCTGCTCCGCCGTCGTCGTGGGCTCCTCGGCCGTCCTCGGATTCTCCGACAGCATGTGGGGCCAGCTGCTGGCGCTCGCCGGGGCGCTGGCGATGCTGCTGCGCGCCCGGCTCTTCCGCTACACCGCGCAGGTCGCCTCGGTCCTGGGCGCGGGTCTGGTCTCCCTCGGTCTGCTGGTGCTCGGGCTGTCCCTGAACCCGCCCGCCGACGCGGTCCTCAAGCTGCTCACCGAGAACGACCGCGGTCCGCTCGACGTACGGACGATCTGGCTGGCCGCGGCGGTGACGGCGGGAGTCGCCCTGCTCGTCGCCATCGCCCTGATCGTCCCGAGGGTGGGTGTCTCCCCCTTCTGGGGCCGTCTGTCGGATCTGGCCGAGAGCGCCTTCCTGCTCTCCCTGGTGCCGCTGTGCCTCGCGGTGCTGGACGTGTACTCCTCTGCGCGGAGCATGACCAGTGGCTGA
- a CDS encoding PQQ-binding-like beta-propeller repeat protein, with product MAPLVDGDTVYLGGKALTALTLATGERKWAHPGTGDLGWGAPALRDHIVYAVDGTDLHARRADTGAAEWTVTVGAEAHPLGPPVAEGRSVWAVVDSTGRRGVVAADSREGRIAWPYSQGSDGAWRLAGVDNRVFLLQAGQLTAMPVL from the coding sequence GTGGCCCCGCTTGTCGATGGCGACACCGTCTACCTGGGAGGGAAGGCCCTCACCGCGCTCACGCTCGCGACCGGTGAACGGAAGTGGGCGCACCCCGGTACGGGCGATCTCGGCTGGGGCGCTCCGGCGCTGCGCGACCACATCGTGTACGCCGTGGACGGCACCGATCTGCATGCCCGCCGTGCGGACACCGGGGCCGCGGAGTGGACGGTGACCGTCGGCGCCGAGGCGCATCCGCTCGGTCCCCCGGTGGCCGAGGGCCGCAGTGTGTGGGCGGTCGTGGACTCCACCGGTCGCAGGGGAGTCGTCGCGGCCGACTCCCGTGAGGGGAGGATCGCCTGGCCGTACAGTCAGGGCAGTGATGGAGCCTGGAGGCTGGCGGGAGTCGACAACCGGGTGTTCCTCCTCCAGGCCGGGCAGCTCACCGCCATGCCGGTCCTCTGA
- a CDS encoding polyribonucleotide nucleotidyltransferase yields MENETHYAEAVIDNGSFGTRTIRFETGRLARQAAGSAVAYLDDDTMVLSATTASKNPKDQLDFFPLTVDVEERMYAAGRIPGSFFRREGRPSEDAILTCRLIDRPLRPSFKKGLRNEIQVVETIMALNPDHLYDVVAINAASCSTQLAGLPFSGPIGGTRVALIKGQWVAFPTHSELEDAVFDMVVAGRVLEDGDVAIMMVEAEATQKTIQLVKDGAEAPTEEIVAAGLEAAKPFIKVLCKAQSDLAAKAAKPTGEFPIFLDFQDDVLEALTTAVRDELAQALTIAGKQEREAELDRVKGLAAEKLLPQFEGREKEISAAYRSLTKSLVRERVIKEKKRIDGRGVTDIRTLAAEVEAIPRVHGSALFERGETQILGVTTLNMLRMEQQLDTLSPETRRRYMHNYNFPPYSTGETGRVGSPKRREIGHGALAERALLPVLPTREEFPYAIRQVSEALGSNGSTSMGSVCASTMSLLNAGVPLKAPVAGIAMGLISQEIDGETHYVTLTDILGAEDAFGDMDFKVAGTKQFVTALQLDTKLDGIPASVLAAALKQARDARLHILDVMMEAIDTPDEMSPNAPRIITVKIPVDKIGEVIGPKGKMINQIQEDTGAEITIEDDGTIYIGAADGPAAEAARATINGIANPTMPEVGERYLGTVVKTTTFGAFVSLLPGKDGLLHISQIRKLAGGKRVENVEDVLAVGSKVQVEIAEIDQRGKLSLHPVIEGEDDKDEAVDAGSDSGSGAGAK; encoded by the coding sequence GTGGAGAACGAGACCCACTACGCCGAAGCCGTCATCGACAACGGTTCCTTCGGCACCCGCACCATCCGTTTCGAGACGGGCCGCCTGGCCCGTCAGGCCGCCGGCTCCGCCGTGGCCTACCTGGACGACGACACCATGGTGCTGTCGGCCACCACCGCATCGAAGAACCCCAAGGACCAGCTCGACTTCTTCCCGCTGACGGTCGATGTCGAGGAGCGGATGTACGCCGCGGGGCGCATCCCCGGCTCGTTCTTCCGCCGTGAGGGCCGCCCGTCCGAGGACGCGATCCTCACCTGTCGCCTGATCGACCGCCCGCTGCGCCCGTCCTTCAAGAAGGGCCTGCGCAACGAGATCCAGGTCGTCGAGACGATCATGGCGCTCAACCCCGACCACCTCTACGACGTGGTCGCGATCAACGCCGCCTCCTGCTCCACCCAGCTCGCCGGCCTTCCCTTCTCGGGCCCGATCGGTGGCACCCGCGTCGCCCTGATCAAGGGTCAGTGGGTCGCCTTCCCGACCCACAGCGAGCTCGAGGACGCCGTCTTCGACATGGTCGTCGCCGGCCGCGTCCTGGAGGACGGCGATGTCGCGATCATGATGGTCGAGGCCGAGGCCACCCAGAAGACCATCCAGCTGGTCAAGGACGGCGCCGAGGCGCCGACCGAGGAGATCGTCGCGGCCGGCCTCGAGGCCGCCAAGCCCTTCATCAAGGTCCTGTGCAAGGCACAGTCGGACCTCGCCGCCAAGGCCGCCAAGCCCACCGGCGAGTTCCCGATCTTCCTCGACTTCCAGGACGACGTCCTGGAGGCCCTCACCACCGCCGTCCGCGACGAGCTGGCCCAGGCGCTGACCATCGCGGGCAAGCAGGAGCGCGAGGCCGAGCTGGACCGCGTCAAGGGTCTGGCCGCCGAGAAGCTGCTGCCGCAGTTCGAGGGACGCGAGAAGGAGATCTCCGCCGCGTACCGCTCGCTGACCAAGTCCCTGGTGCGCGAGCGCGTCATCAAGGAGAAGAAGCGCATCGACGGCCGTGGCGTCACGGACATCCGTACGCTCGCCGCCGAGGTCGAGGCGATCCCGCGGGTGCACGGCTCGGCGCTGTTCGAGCGGGGCGAGACCCAGATCCTGGGCGTCACCACGCTGAACATGCTCCGCATGGAGCAGCAGCTCGACACGCTCTCGCCCGAGACGCGCCGTCGCTACATGCACAACTACAACTTCCCGCCGTACTCCACCGGTGAGACCGGCCGCGTCGGCTCCCCCAAGCGCCGCGAGATCGGCCACGGCGCGCTGGCCGAGCGGGCGCTGCTGCCGGTGCTGCCGACGCGCGAGGAGTTCCCGTACGCCATCCGCCAGGTCTCCGAGGCGCTCGGCTCCAACGGCTCGACCTCCATGGGTTCGGTCTGTGCCTCCACCATGTCGCTGCTGAACGCCGGTGTGCCGCTGAAGGCCCCGGTCGCGGGCATCGCCATGGGCCTGATCTCCCAGGAGATCGACGGCGAGACCCACTACGTCACCCTCACCGACATCCTCGGTGCGGAGGACGCGTTCGGTGACATGGACTTCAAGGTCGCCGGTACCAAGCAGTTCGTCACCGCGCTCCAGCTCGACACCAAGCTGGACGGCATCCCGGCCTCGGTCCTGGCCGCGGCCCTCAAGCAGGCCCGCGACGCCCGGCTGCACATCCTCGATGTGATGATGGAGGCCATCGACACGCCGGACGAGATGTCCCCCAACGCCCCGCGGATCATCACCGTGAAGATCCCGGTGGACAAGATCGGTGAGGTCATCGGCCCCAAGGGCAAGATGATCAACCAGATCCAGGAGGACACCGGAGCCGAGATCACCATCGAGGACGACGGCACCATCTACATCGGTGCCGCCGACGGCCCGGCCGCCGAGGCCGCCCGCGCGACCATCAACGGCATCGCCAACCCGACGATGCCCGAGGTCGGCGAGCGCTACCTGGGCACGGTCGTGAAGACCACCACCTTCGGTGCCTTCGTCTCCCTGCTCCCGGGCAAGGACGGCCTGCTGCACATCTCGCAGATCCGCAAGCTGGCCGGCGGCAAGCGCGTGGAGAACGTCGAGGACGTGCTCGCGGTCGGTTCCAAGGTCCAGGTCGAGATCGCCGAGATCGACCAGCGGGGCAAGCTCTCGCTGCACCCGGTCATCGAGGGCGAGGACGACAAGGACGAGGCGGTGGACGCCGGGTCCGACAGCGGCTCCGGCGCGGGCGCCAAGTGA
- a CDS encoding tetratricopeptide repeat protein, producing the protein MRAKITYFVLAAVLVVYFVLVGSRGVLLIREGTPVTIAFGLAVLVLPFIGGWFLWQTTQFARNANRLARELEAEGGLPVDELERTPGGRIDRDSADAVFAKRRAETEESPDDWRSWFRLAVAYHDARDIARARKAMQRAIALHDGRPVRAR; encoded by the coding sequence GTGCGCGCAAAGATCACGTATTTCGTTCTCGCGGCCGTCCTGGTCGTGTATTTCGTCCTGGTCGGCAGCCGCGGGGTGCTGCTGATCCGGGAGGGCACCCCGGTCACCATCGCCTTCGGTCTGGCCGTGCTGGTGCTGCCGTTCATCGGCGGCTGGTTCCTGTGGCAGACCACGCAGTTCGCGCGGAACGCCAACCGGCTGGCGCGCGAGCTGGAGGCCGAGGGCGGCCTTCCGGTGGACGAACTGGAGCGCACCCCCGGCGGGCGGATCGACCGGGACTCCGCGGACGCGGTGTTCGCCAAGCGGCGGGCCGAGACCGAGGAGTCCCCGGACGACTGGCGCTCCTGGTTCCGGCTCGCGGTGGCCTACCACGACGCCCGGGACATCGCACGCGCCCGCAAGGCGATGCAGCGTGCCATC
- the rpsO gene encoding 30S ribosomal protein S15: protein MSLDAATKKQIMAEFATKEGDTGSPEVQVALLSRRISDLTEHLKTHKHDHHSRRGLLLLVGQRRRLLQYLAKKDITRFRALVERLGIRRGAAGAK, encoded by the coding sequence GTGTCGCTCGACGCCGCTACGAAGAAGCAGATCATGGCCGAGTTCGCCACCAAGGAGGGCGACACCGGTTCCCCCGAGGTCCAGGTCGCGCTGCTTTCGCGCCGCATCTCCGACCTGACCGAGCACCTCAAGACCCACAAGCACGACCACCACTCCCGCCGTGGTCTGCTGCTGCTGGTCGGCCAGCGCCGCCGTCTGCTGCAGTACCTGGCGAAGAAGGACATCACGCGCTTCCGTGCGCTGGTGGAGCGCCTCGGTATCCGCCGCGGCGCGGCGGGCGCCAAGTAA
- a CDS encoding protein kinase: protein MALAVLPPEQRAGGRPRPLGDVFPLGAVLAYAVTGRLGPDVGTLPGELRGTLGTCLAPDPADRPTAQALLEELARRGRLPPPVNTPPLPSGPDTADIGVPAAAAAGGMPPSGWSATVRDSGGVSPAAALLGPGWLPGRVIAALSEQSSAVLDAEVESAPEPSPEPADGRASRRDDEELSPSIGPSRRGLLVGAVGGTAGVAVGAGVTWTATAPDDPPPPTPAERLAAAHRSHRRLEGAPPQPRWRHDVTGAAPAYAPLIWRDQAVDRYGPLDEPTLRAVGAVLVRTLMDVHGAGLVHRDLKPSNIVLTSRGPRIIDFGIARPEHGLTLTTTGQSLATPGYAAPEQVLGRRTGPAGDVFSLGVVLAYAAGGRPVYAGGHVAAVQYQVVHGEPDLDAVPQAIRAWVRPCLDKEPGRRPALDAVARGLTPPRGADRAWRTGPLAEDIARREADARRLATLPGDEVSGPSRRRLIGGLAAGGAVLVAGGGAGAWWLLRDDDSHAETRPWAAKPLAHYEEGNAPTPLWGPMDTGVSDPGDEITPLPVHDLVVVAATGRRLRAYGVRDGAQRWTSTVAGLTGRPLVLSDDTVLIAESRGAVRALGAADGKERWAASRADAATPLAVDDTAVYLATRTGRLRAVSLSSRSTLWTGPLAGEAERRTRGGGRGQGAPAGPRLRRPGRRPRHPEREDGMGSQETRIHRRGPACRWRHRLPGREGPHRAHARDR from the coding sequence GTGGCCCTCGCCGTATTGCCGCCGGAGCAGCGTGCGGGCGGGCGGCCGCGCCCCCTGGGCGATGTCTTCCCGCTGGGCGCTGTCCTGGCGTACGCCGTGACAGGGCGGCTGGGGCCCGACGTCGGCACGCTGCCGGGAGAACTGCGGGGCACTCTTGGCACCTGTCTCGCTCCTGACCCGGCGGACCGGCCGACGGCTCAGGCACTGCTGGAGGAACTGGCCCGCCGTGGGCGTCTCCCGCCGCCGGTGAACACACCGCCTCTGCCTTCGGGGCCGGATACGGCGGACATCGGCGTACCCGCGGCGGCGGCCGCGGGCGGCATGCCTCCCTCGGGCTGGAGCGCCACCGTACGGGACAGCGGCGGGGTAAGCCCGGCCGCGGCACTGCTGGGGCCGGGCTGGCTGCCGGGGCGGGTGATCGCCGCGCTGTCGGAACAGTCCTCGGCGGTGCTGGACGCGGAGGTCGAAAGCGCGCCGGAGCCCTCGCCGGAACCGGCCGACGGGCGCGCGTCGCGTCGGGACGACGAGGAGCTGTCACCGTCCATCGGGCCGTCGCGGCGCGGACTTCTCGTCGGCGCCGTCGGCGGCACCGCGGGGGTCGCGGTGGGCGCAGGTGTCACCTGGACCGCGACGGCGCCCGACGACCCACCTCCCCCGACCCCTGCCGAGCGCCTCGCCGCCGCCCACCGCTCCCACCGCCGTCTCGAAGGAGCGCCGCCCCAGCCTCGTTGGCGGCACGACGTCACGGGAGCGGCCCCCGCCTACGCACCCCTCATCTGGCGGGACCAGGCCGTCGACCGGTACGGCCCACTGGACGAGCCGACCCTGCGAGCCGTGGGAGCCGTGCTGGTGCGCACGCTCATGGACGTCCACGGCGCCGGGCTCGTGCATCGCGACCTCAAGCCGTCCAACATCGTGCTGACGTCCCGTGGCCCCCGGATCATCGACTTCGGTATCGCCCGGCCCGAGCACGGGCTGACGCTGACCACCACCGGACAGTCGCTCGCCACCCCGGGGTACGCCGCGCCCGAGCAGGTCCTCGGCCGGCGGACGGGCCCCGCGGGAGACGTGTTCTCGCTGGGCGTGGTCCTCGCCTACGCCGCGGGAGGGCGGCCGGTCTACGCGGGCGGGCATGTGGCGGCGGTGCAGTACCAGGTGGTGCACGGTGAGCCGGATCTGGACGCGGTACCGCAAGCGATACGAGCTTGGGTGCGGCCCTGCCTCGACAAGGAGCCCGGACGGCGGCCGGCCCTCGACGCCGTCGCCCGGGGACTGACGCCGCCCCGTGGAGCGGACCGGGCGTGGCGCACCGGGCCGCTGGCCGAGGACATCGCGCGCCGTGAGGCGGACGCGAGACGCCTGGCCACCCTGCCGGGCGACGAGGTGTCAGGCCCCTCTCGGCGACGGCTGATCGGCGGGCTGGCGGCGGGCGGAGCGGTGCTCGTGGCCGGGGGCGGAGCCGGTGCGTGGTGGCTGCTGAGGGATGACGACTCCCACGCGGAGACACGGCCCTGGGCGGCGAAGCCGCTCGCGCACTACGAGGAGGGGAACGCGCCGACGCCGCTGTGGGGCCCGATGGACACGGGCGTCTCGGACCCCGGCGACGAGATCACCCCGCTCCCCGTACACGACCTCGTCGTCGTCGCGGCCACGGGGCGACGGCTGCGTGCCTACGGCGTTCGCGACGGTGCCCAGCGCTGGACCTCCACCGTGGCCGGGCTGACCGGACGGCCGCTCGTCCTCTCCGACGACACCGTGCTCATCGCCGAGAGCCGGGGCGCGGTGCGTGCGCTGGGTGCCGCGGACGGGAAAGAGCGCTGGGCCGCGAGCCGAGCGGACGCGGCGACCCCGCTGGCGGTGGACGACACAGCCGTCTACCTGGCCACACGCACCGGACGGCTGCGGGCCGTCTCGCTGTCGTCGCGCTCCACGTTGTGGACGGGCCCCCTCGCCGGTGAAGCTGAGCGGCGCACGCGCGGCGGGGGTCGCGGCCAGGGGGCGCCTGCTGGTCCACGGCTCCGACGGCCGGGCCGTCGCCCTCGACACCCGGAGCGGGAAGACGGCATGGGGTCCCAGGAAACACGGATCCACCGCCGTGGCCCCGCTTGTCGATGGCGACACCGTCTACCTGGGAGGGAAGGCCCTCACCGCGCTCACGCTCGCGACCGGTGA
- the dapB gene encoding 4-hydroxy-tetrahydrodipicolinate reductase: MSKLRVAVLGAKGRIGSEAVRAVEAAEDMELVAALGRGDSIQTLVDAGAEVAVELTEPGSVMDNLEFCVRHGIHGVVGTTGWTDERLARLRGWLDASPRTGVLIAPNFSIGAVLTMRFARQAARFFESVEVIELHHPNKVDAPSGTAARTAQLIAEARREAGCAPAPDATATGLDGARGADVDGVPVHSVRLRGLLAHQEVLLGGEGETLTVRHDSTHHSSFMPGILLGARRVVTTPGLTFGLEHFLDLD, encoded by the coding sequence ATGAGCAAGCTGCGCGTGGCCGTCCTCGGTGCCAAGGGACGGATCGGCTCCGAGGCCGTACGGGCCGTCGAGGCCGCCGAGGACATGGAGCTGGTCGCCGCGCTCGGCCGCGGGGACTCGATCCAGACCCTGGTCGACGCGGGCGCCGAGGTCGCGGTGGAGCTGACCGAGCCCGGCTCGGTCATGGACAACCTCGAGTTCTGCGTCCGGCACGGCATCCACGGCGTCGTCGGCACCACCGGCTGGACCGACGAACGCCTCGCGCGGCTGCGCGGCTGGCTCGACGCCTCGCCCCGCACCGGGGTGCTCATCGCGCCGAACTTCTCCATCGGCGCGGTGCTCACCATGCGGTTCGCCCGCCAGGCCGCCCGGTTCTTCGAGTCGGTCGAGGTCATCGAGCTGCACCACCCCAACAAGGTGGACGCCCCCTCCGGCACCGCCGCTCGCACCGCCCAGCTGATCGCCGAGGCGCGCCGGGAGGCGGGCTGCGCGCCCGCGCCGGACGCCACGGCCACCGGTCTCGACGGGGCGCGGGGCGCCGACGTGGACGGCGTCCCGGTGCACTCGGTGCGGCTGCGCGGACTCCTCGCCCATCAGGAGGTCCTGCTCGGCGGCGAGGGCGAGACGCTCACCGTCCGCCATGACTCCACCCACCACAGCAGCTTCATGCCGGGCATCCTGCTCGGCGCGCGGCGCGTGGTGACCACCCCCGGCCTGACGTTCGGCCTGGAACACTTCCTCGATCTGGACTGA